Proteins from a single region of Sediminitomix flava:
- a CDS encoding HlyD family secretion protein codes for MLELSPESPLERREKEAINKQYLSLKTLYSPASIKLLSYWLMGVCILAFIVLFLPWQQNIRAMGELTALSPQDRPQIIPSPIDGRVDKWLVQEGSYVEEGEVLVVVSEIKDKFFDPKLIQRKEEVIGAKEDAIKAKKKKIDIYNQQIQLLRNGLALKLRQNENKILQQTFKVESDSLAWMAGIVDFENAERQYYSNQILYDSGLVPLTYLEASKSKRMKAEAKILVQQKKLDVSRNERKILGLENNAIQVSVLDKIAKIESEQTAAIAEMAEAEGSLIKLRNELSNLKIRAEYKNVRAPQNGYIINAKKSGVGETVKLGSPLLTFMPDKPSLAVALEVDAKDVPFIGKNRHVRLQFEGWPAMQFDGRPDIAVGTFGGEIKVIDSVIGKNGKFRVLVTPDPLEMNEAWPSELRMGLGVKAWILLDEVPTWFEIWRQLNGFPPKQKSKDEAPKMAKKG; via the coding sequence ATGTTAGAATTATCTCCAGAATCTCCTTTGGAACGAAGAGAAAAGGAGGCAATAAATAAGCAGTATCTTTCACTCAAAACCTTGTACTCTCCTGCTTCTATTAAGCTACTTTCTTATTGGCTAATGGGGGTGTGTATATTGGCTTTTATTGTGTTATTTCTTCCTTGGCAACAAAATATTAGAGCTATGGGAGAGCTTACGGCATTGTCTCCTCAAGATCGACCTCAGATTATTCCGTCTCCAATAGATGGAAGGGTTGACAAATGGTTGGTTCAAGAAGGTTCTTATGTCGAAGAAGGTGAAGTCTTAGTGGTGGTTAGTGAAATCAAGGATAAGTTCTTTGATCCAAAGTTAATCCAAAGAAAGGAAGAAGTCATAGGGGCAAAGGAAGATGCTATTAAAGCCAAAAAGAAGAAAATAGATATTTATAATCAACAAATTCAATTGCTCAGAAATGGACTGGCTCTTAAGCTACGTCAAAACGAAAATAAAATTCTTCAGCAAACCTTTAAGGTCGAAAGTGATAGTCTTGCTTGGATGGCAGGAATTGTAGACTTCGAAAATGCCGAACGCCAATATTATTCTAACCAAATTCTTTATGACAGTGGGCTCGTTCCATTGACCTATTTAGAGGCTAGCAAAAGTAAAAGAATGAAGGCAGAAGCTAAGATTTTGGTTCAGCAGAAAAAGCTGGATGTCTCTAGGAATGAAAGGAAAATATTAGGCTTGGAGAATAATGCAATTCAAGTTAGTGTTTTGGATAAAATTGCAAAGATTGAGTCTGAGCAAACTGCTGCTATTGCTGAAATGGCCGAAGCTGAAGGTTCATTGATTAAGTTGAGAAATGAGCTTTCCAATTTGAAAATTCGGGCAGAATACAAGAATGTACGTGCTCCTCAAAATGGGTATATCATCAATGCTAAAAAGAGTGGGGTAGGTGAGACAGTCAAATTAGGTTCGCCATTACTAACTTTTATGCCCGATAAACCTTCTTTAGCGGTAGCATTGGAAGTGGATGCGAAAGATGTTCCTTTTATCGGTAAAAATAGACATGTACGCCTACAGTTTGAAGGCTGGCCAGCTATGCAATTTGATGGTAGACCAGATATTGCCGTGGGGACTTTTGGTGGTGAAATCAAAGTAATTGATTCTGTGATAGGGAAAAATGGAAAATTTAGAGTCTTGGTTACTCCTGACCCATTGGAAATGAATGAGGCTTGGCCTTCAGAACTACGAATGGGATTAGGGGTTAAAGCTTGGATTTTGTTGGATGAAGTGCCTACATGGTTTGAAATCTGGAGACAGTTGAATGGATTCCCACCTAAGCAGAAAAGTAAAGATGAAGCTCCCAAAATGGCTAAAAAAGGATGA
- a CDS encoding peptidase domain-containing ABC transporter translates to MDSTQFIPICKRLALLIKHKYKLFNLQDEYGDNQNFGENGQTFIEGLNDKANKIEMTLVRKDLAPDEFTAYLLEANHPVLAFLQTSTLIPVVLLRDEKEENITVYSYHGKEEKKTKVQPDQLDHLAKNEEGQIFFSVPLSMHPLVSSDDNLTTRVVGPVSRLFRLFESESKDFVLIMFYGVLISVISLALPVGIQAVIELISAGVVFNSIILLISLVLIATLVVGVLQVMQRSMVEFLQRRLFAKAAFEMSFRLPRVKMESLVGESAPELMNRFFDVLTIQKGLPKLLMEMTGAALQIIFGLMLLSFYHPTFILLTVFLISGVIILLLFTGPQGLRAKLITSKYKYKVVHWLEEVARTLYVFKLAGHSNLSVERMDNFVNNYLFYRKKYFSKIIQQFFSVVLFRTLITGGLLVVGSWLVIERKITLGQFVATEIIIILVLNALEKLVAGADTVYDMLTAVEKIGQVTDLPLEKRGGVSLPKGDVNGAFYEISNLNYKYPNSKSYVLKDINLSIKSGERISVAGYNGAGKNTLAKVLSGMVDSFEGNIIINNTSVRDINLSHLRDNVSKNVVEDNVFDGTIMENISMGRTRVSYQDVIWALECVDLDKYVNALPKGLLSQMLATEKRHSAGVAKRITLARSIAERPQMLILNDIFQDMCKHDKLKVLGKIMDRENPWTMMCITNDPLIFSLSDRILFMQDGKIVGQGSYEEMLQNPIFREAQSEWVLQNTEKNTQFKPQSNN, encoded by the coding sequence ATGGATTCAACCCAATTTATACCCATTTGTAAACGATTAGCCTTACTTATCAAGCATAAGTACAAATTATTTAATCTTCAAGATGAATATGGTGACAACCAAAATTTTGGAGAGAATGGGCAAACCTTTATCGAAGGATTAAACGATAAAGCGAATAAGATAGAGATGACCTTAGTGCGTAAGGATCTCGCCCCCGATGAATTTACGGCTTATCTGCTAGAAGCTAATCACCCTGTTTTAGCATTTCTACAAACCTCTACGCTTATTCCTGTAGTTCTACTCAGAGATGAGAAAGAGGAAAACATTACGGTGTACAGCTATCACGGTAAGGAAGAAAAAAAGACAAAAGTACAACCCGATCAACTTGACCATTTAGCAAAGAATGAAGAGGGACAGATTTTCTTTTCTGTTCCATTATCTATGCATCCATTGGTCAGTAGTGATGACAATCTTACTACAAGAGTAGTAGGTCCTGTATCTCGCCTTTTCAGATTATTTGAGTCCGAAAGTAAAGATTTTGTACTCATCATGTTTTACGGGGTACTTATCTCTGTGATTAGTTTGGCATTGCCAGTCGGTATACAAGCAGTCATAGAATTGATTTCAGCAGGGGTAGTTTTCAATTCCATCATTTTACTTATTTCTTTGGTTCTGATAGCCACTTTGGTGGTTGGCGTATTGCAAGTTATGCAGAGGTCAATGGTTGAGTTTCTTCAACGGAGACTATTTGCAAAGGCTGCTTTTGAAATGAGTTTTAGGTTGCCTAGGGTGAAAATGGAGTCTTTGGTAGGTGAGTCTGCTCCAGAATTGATGAATCGCTTTTTTGATGTTCTGACCATTCAGAAGGGTTTGCCAAAACTTCTTATGGAGATGACAGGTGCAGCTTTGCAAATCATTTTTGGTTTGATGTTACTCTCTTTCTATCATCCGACCTTTATTTTACTCACTGTTTTCCTAATCTCTGGAGTAATCATACTCTTGTTATTCACAGGACCACAAGGTTTGAGAGCTAAATTGATAACCTCAAAATACAAATACAAAGTAGTTCATTGGCTTGAAGAAGTAGCAAGAACGCTTTATGTATTCAAATTAGCAGGACACTCAAATCTTTCGGTAGAGCGGATGGATAACTTTGTGAACAATTATCTGTTTTATCGGAAAAAATATTTCTCCAAAATCATCCAACAATTCTTTAGTGTGGTTCTTTTCCGAACATTAATCACAGGTGGGTTATTAGTTGTGGGAAGTTGGTTGGTGATTGAGCGTAAGATTACATTAGGGCAGTTTGTGGCAACAGAAATTATTATCATTCTTGTCTTAAATGCACTGGAGAAACTTGTCGCAGGAGCGGATACTGTCTATGACATGCTTACTGCCGTAGAAAAAATAGGACAGGTTACAGATCTCCCTCTTGAAAAACGAGGAGGAGTCTCTTTGCCTAAAGGAGATGTGAATGGTGCTTTCTATGAAATTTCAAACCTTAATTACAAATACCCAAATTCTAAAAGCTATGTGCTAAAGGATATCAATCTGTCCATAAAATCGGGAGAAAGAATTTCAGTGGCTGGATATAATGGTGCAGGGAAAAATACCTTAGCGAAGGTACTCAGTGGAATGGTTGATTCCTTTGAAGGAAATATTATCATTAATAACACATCTGTCCGAGATATAAACTTGAGCCATTTAAGAGATAATGTATCTAAAAATGTAGTGGAAGATAATGTTTTTGATGGCACAATCATGGAGAACATCAGTATGGGGCGAACAAGAGTTTCGTATCAAGATGTGATCTGGGCTTTAGAATGTGTTGATCTGGATAAATATGTCAATGCACTACCGAAAGGATTACTTTCTCAGATGTTGGCAACAGAAAAACGCCATTCTGCGGGTGTAGCCAAACGGATTACGCTCGCGAGAAGTATAGCTGAACGTCCTCAGATGCTTATCCTAAATGATATTTTCCAAGATATGTGCAAACATGATAAACTGAAAGTTTTAGGGAAAATCATGGATAGAGAAAATCCTTGGACAATGATGTGCATCACGAACGACCCTCTCATATTTTCGCTTTCAGACCGAATTTTGTTTATGCAAGATGGCAAAATCGTGGGGCAAGGCTCTTATGAAGAAATGCTTCAAAACCCAATATTTAGAGAAGCCCAATCCGAGTGGGTTCTCCAAAATACAGAAAAGAATACCCAATTTAAACCTCAATCAAATAACTAA
- a CDS encoding TolC family protein, with translation MSRIKLLIYRFIYTLLFVAIGFTSVFAQEEDIHVSIEEVFQMVVQYHPIGKQANLELEKAKWKGMKLRGFLDPKLKASLSEKAFNDKTLYQKSGAYIELPSGFEGLKFKMGLEQNDGSKLNSELTTNDGGGWSFVGIEVPLGRKEMADKRSWIQKEATLLQSLSEVQKTKKVNKLLWTVAKNYVEWHYAWNANKLLVKAYDLALFRHQSIIARINQGALAAIDSVESGIIVQQREIDKDNAAIVLHNARLRMSQHLWNEDENPIILAEKAYPQQVSLDQISPEVLEKLKSYIQTNHPFLLENEVMLSQEQLQRKILKQQFKPYFSVSYKYMYPFGEQESWYFNSLQENYNWGVKLTMPLFLRKERAALKLNTVAIDKLELKKQFLDRQLLVDLELSITNFKNYRALHRQQMKMVGNYERLRQAEIQKFNQGNSTVFYVNVREGKLIDAELKALQLSLKGMKEMVDMYGKAGMLTYFGIE, from the coding sequence ATGAGTAGAATAAAGCTACTGATATACAGATTTATCTATACTCTTCTTTTTGTAGCAATTGGTTTTACTTCTGTCTTTGCACAAGAGGAGGATATCCATGTTTCTATTGAAGAAGTTTTTCAGATGGTAGTTCAGTATCATCCGATAGGTAAGCAGGCGAACCTTGAGCTTGAAAAAGCAAAATGGAAAGGCATGAAACTACGAGGTTTTTTAGACCCTAAATTAAAGGCTTCACTTTCCGAAAAAGCATTTAACGATAAGACCCTTTACCAAAAGTCTGGAGCTTACATAGAATTGCCCTCGGGTTTTGAAGGTTTGAAATTCAAGATGGGCTTAGAACAAAATGATGGTTCAAAGCTAAATTCTGAGTTGACAACCAATGATGGTGGTGGTTGGTCTTTTGTTGGTATTGAAGTCCCTTTAGGGCGAAAAGAAATGGCTGATAAGCGGAGTTGGATACAGAAGGAGGCTACTTTACTTCAAAGTTTATCGGAAGTGCAGAAAACTAAAAAGGTAAACAAGCTGCTTTGGACTGTTGCAAAGAATTATGTGGAATGGCACTATGCTTGGAATGCAAATAAATTATTAGTTAAAGCCTACGATCTAGCTCTATTCCGACATCAATCAATTATTGCAAGAATAAATCAAGGAGCATTAGCTGCTATTGATTCTGTAGAATCGGGCATCATTGTACAGCAAAGAGAAATAGATAAAGATAATGCAGCCATTGTACTTCATAATGCAAGATTAAGAATGTCTCAGCATTTATGGAATGAAGATGAAAATCCAATCATTTTAGCAGAAAAAGCATATCCTCAACAAGTAAGTTTAGATCAAATAAGTCCTGAGGTTTTAGAAAAATTAAAGAGTTATATACAAACGAATCACCCTTTTCTACTTGAAAATGAGGTAATGCTTTCTCAAGAGCAACTCCAGCGGAAAATCTTGAAGCAGCAGTTTAAGCCCTATTTTTCTGTTTCTTATAAATATATGTACCCATTTGGAGAGCAAGAGTCATGGTATTTTAACAGCCTTCAAGAAAATTACAATTGGGGAGTAAAACTTACGATGCCATTATTTCTTCGCAAAGAAAGAGCTGCACTCAAATTGAATACGGTAGCGATAGATAAACTTGAATTGAAGAAGCAGTTTTTAGATCGACAGCTTTTGGTAGACTTGGAATTGAGCATTACCAATTTTAAAAACTACAGAGCACTTCATCGTCAACAAATGAAGATGGTTGGAAATTATGAACGTTTGCGTCAAGCTGAAATCCAGAAATTCAATCAAGGAAATAGCACCGTTTTTTATGTCAATGTGAGAGAAGGAAAGCTAATAGATGCAGAGCTTAAAGCTTTACAATTGTCATTGAAAGGGATGAAGGAAATGGTTGATATGTATGGTAAAGCTGGTATGCTCACGTACTTTGGTATAGAATAA
- a CDS encoding MGMT family protein, with amino-acid sequence MDFFEQVWEVTKLIPEGRVTTYGAIAKYLGTARGARVVGWALNQSNMKADVPAHRVVNRVGMLSGAAHFGGEQMKVLLEAEGIEVKSNKVLKFKELFWDPVTELEV; translated from the coding sequence ATGGACTTCTTTGAACAGGTGTGGGAGGTAACAAAACTTATTCCAGAGGGAAGAGTGACAACTTACGGAGCCATCGCTAAGTATCTAGGAACAGCAAGAGGTGCAAGGGTTGTAGGTTGGGCATTAAATCAGTCTAACATGAAAGCCGACGTTCCTGCACATCGAGTTGTGAATAGAGTGGGAATGCTTTCTGGAGCAGCTCATTTTGGCGGTGAACAAATGAAAGTGTTACTAGAGGCAGAAGGAATTGAGGTGAAATCGAATAAAGTGCTCAAGTTTAAAGAGCTGTTTTGGGACCCTGTAACAGAATTAGAAGTCTAG